Proteins co-encoded in one Marmota flaviventris isolate mMarFla1 chromosome 9, mMarFla1.hap1, whole genome shotgun sequence genomic window:
- the LOC139706863 gene encoding membrane-spanning 4-domains subfamily A member 12-like — protein MPRSRLLVKEEMRILGAIQIMTGVIHNNLGIIWLYVFLTQTLTFGKGYLPLTLISGYPFWSSLSFVFSGTFAVVVEKKRSKFLLSYAIGVNILSACISIIGITLLLFELTLFGTVSNNSPWSRRSGALLSTYLFLFSILEFCLAVIVTDWGYKANR, from the exons ATGCCTCGAAGTCGTCTGTTGGtaaaagaggaaatgagaatACTGGGG GCCATACAAATAATGACTGGTGTGATTCATAACAACCTGGGAATAATCTGGCTGTATGTGTTCTTAACACAAACTCTGACATTTGGAAAAGGATACCTGCCTTTAACACTGATATCAGGATATCCATTTTGGTCATCTTTGTCT TTCGTCTTCTCAGGAACTTTTGCAGTAGTGGTGGAGAAGAAGCGTTCAAAATTCTTG CTGTCCTATGCTATAGGAGTGAACATCTTAAGTGCCTGCATTTCAATAATTGGTATAACATTACTACTTTTTGAACTTACATTATTTGGTACAGTCTCAAATAATTCTCCTTGGTCACGC AGAAGTGGTGCCCTCCTTTCAACGTATTTGTTCCTATTCAGTATCTTGGAGTTTTGTTTGGCAGTTATAGTGACTGACTGGGGATACAAAGCAAACAGATAG